A segment of the Fusobacterium sp. JB019 genome:
TTTGATCTAGTTTTTTTATTTATATATATTTGTTTAAAAATTCAACTATTCCATCTTCATCATTTGTTAAAGTAGAATAATTCAATCTTTTTTTGAAATCTTCTTGAGAATTTCCCATGGCTACACCGTATTTTACAGTTTTTAACATTTCAAAATCGTTTTCTGCATCTCCAAAAGCACATGTTTCCTCAGGAGAAATATTTAAATTATTTAAAAGCCATTTTAAAGTCTCTCCTTTGTTAGTTTTTTTGTTTAAAACTTCTAAGAAAATTCTGCTTGAAAAAGTAGTATGAACATTATTATTTGTTTTTTCTAATACAAGTTTTTCTATTTCAACAAGTTTTTCATAGGGAGCAATAAATAAATTTTTAGGCATACTATAATTTGTGAAAGTGTCAAAATCTTTTTCATGAGCTTCAATACTACATTTTTCACAATAATATTTAACTTCATCTCGACTTATATCTTCGCAATATAGGATATCATCTTGATATAAATTAAGATGAGTTTTTGTTTCTCTAGAAATTTTTATCATTTCTTTAACATATTTTTCTTCCAAGTTTCTTTGGAAAACAACTGAATTATCTTTAGAAT
Coding sequences within it:
- a CDS encoding Cof-type HAD-IIB family hydrolase — protein: MKIKAIALDMDGTLLTSNHHPSERTKQFLLELEKKGVTIIIATGRAYYSTLPIIKEIGLKTGFVICYNGANVFNSKDNSVVFQRNLEEKYVKEMIKISRETKTHLNLYQDDILYCEDISRDEVKYYCEKCSIEAHEKDFDTFTNYSMPKNLFIAPYEKLVEIEKLVLEKTNNNVHTTFSSRIFLEVLNKKTNKGETLKWLLNNLNISPEETCAFGDAENDFEMLKTVKYGVAMGNSQEDFKKRLNYSTLTNDEDGIVEFLNKYI